A portion of the Chromobacterium sp. IIBBL 290-4 genome contains these proteins:
- the tpx gene encoding thiol peroxidase — translation MATVTLRGNAVEVAGKLPAQGEQAPALQLTGGDLAEVTLANYAGKRKILNIFPSVDTPTCATSVRKFNEKAAGLADTVVLCVSADLPFAQKRFCGAEGIENVATLSTFRNPAFAEAYGVKLASGPLAGLTARAVVVLDANDKVLHSQLVGEIADEPDYAAALAAL, via the coding sequence ATGGCAACCGTAACCCTGCGCGGCAATGCTGTTGAAGTGGCGGGCAAGCTGCCGGCCCAAGGCGAACAAGCGCCGGCGCTGCAACTGACCGGCGGCGACCTGGCCGAAGTGACGCTGGCCAACTACGCCGGCAAGCGCAAGATCCTCAATATCTTCCCGAGCGTGGATACCCCGACTTGCGCCACCTCGGTGCGCAAGTTCAACGAAAAGGCCGCCGGCCTGGCCGATACCGTGGTGCTGTGCGTGTCCGCCGACCTGCCGTTCGCGCAGAAGCGTTTCTGCGGCGCCGAAGGCATCGAAAACGTGGCCACCCTGTCCACCTTCCGTAACCCGGCTTTCGCCGAGGCTTACGGCGTCAAGCTGGCTTCCGGCCCGCTGGCCGGCCTGACCGCCCGCGCCGTGGTGGTGCTGGACGCCAACGACAAGGTGCTGCATAGCCAGCTGGTAGGCGAGATCGCCGACGAGCCGGACTACGCCGCCGCCCTGGCCGCGCTGTAA
- a CDS encoding DUF1842 domain-containing protein produces MANHLDRDQKSGLFLVRYDVFKPGIVGGYHLQLNLTVYPPKRHVGGEAVITQATAQPLVLRTAVHGHYEQNGSSVTSDIDLFLTGRNLLPIPQQQQQPHILPLGEDFIFDGLLKGGWRATPGSTARYLFLHNGRWIEEVGQDIQLEHELQNAHKALNLA; encoded by the coding sequence ATGGCAAACCATTTGGATCGCGATCAGAAGTCCGGCCTGTTCCTCGTCCGCTACGACGTGTTCAAACCCGGCATCGTCGGCGGCTATCATCTGCAACTCAACCTGACCGTCTATCCGCCCAAGCGCCATGTCGGCGGCGAAGCCGTCATCACCCAGGCCACGGCTCAGCCGCTGGTTCTGCGCACCGCCGTGCATGGCCACTACGAGCAGAACGGCAGCAGCGTGACCAGCGACATCGATCTGTTCCTGACCGGCCGCAACCTGTTGCCCATCCCGCAGCAGCAGCAACAGCCGCACATCCTGCCGCTGGGCGAGGATTTCATCTTCGACGGCCTGCTCAAGGGCGGCTGGAGGGCGACACCGGGCTCCACCGCTCGCTACCTGTTCCTGCATAACGGCCGCTGGATCGAAGAAGTCGGCCAGGACATCCAACTGGAACACGAGCTGCAAAACGCCCATAAGGCGCTGAACCTGGCCTAA
- a CDS encoding superoxide dismutase — MPLNTPDSVSPHPELNRRGFLLAAAGSLAALALPALSPSALASSAHTLPPLPYADNALEPVISARTIGFHYGKHHKAYLDNLSKLTAGRDYADLSLEDVITRSAKQAGDAAIFNNAAQLWNHTFYWNSMRPKGGGTPPQKLREMIEASFGSVDACKQQLAGAAISQFGSGWAWLVQDGDKLRVVKTGNADNPITAGLTPLINVDVWEHAYYLDYQNRRADYVNAVLDKLINWDFAQQNLKV; from the coding sequence ATGCCGCTCAATACGCCTGACTCCGTCTCCCCGCACCCCGAACTGAACCGCCGCGGCTTCCTGTTGGCGGCCGCCGGCTCGCTGGCCGCGCTGGCGCTGCCTGCGCTTTCACCGTCCGCCCTGGCTTCATCGGCCCATACCCTGCCGCCGCTGCCCTATGCCGACAACGCGCTGGAGCCGGTGATCTCCGCCCGCACCATAGGCTTCCATTACGGCAAGCATCACAAAGCCTATCTGGACAACCTGAGCAAACTGACCGCCGGCCGCGACTACGCCGACCTGTCGCTGGAGGATGTCATCACGCGCTCAGCCAAGCAGGCCGGCGACGCCGCCATCTTCAACAACGCCGCCCAACTGTGGAACCACACCTTCTACTGGAACAGCATGCGGCCGAAAGGCGGCGGCACCCCGCCGCAAAAACTGCGCGAAATGATAGAAGCGTCGTTCGGCAGCGTGGACGCCTGTAAGCAGCAACTGGCCGGCGCGGCGATTTCGCAATTCGGCAGCGGCTGGGCCTGGTTAGTGCAGGATGGCGACAAGCTGCGGGTGGTGAAAACCGGCAACGCCGACAATCCGATCACCGCCGGCCTGACGCCGCTGATCAATGTGGACGTGTGGGAGCACGCCTACTACCTGGACTACCAGAACCGCCGCGCCGACTACGTCAACGCGGTGCTGGACAAGCTGATCAACTGGGATTTCGCGCAACAGAACCTGAAAGTGTAA
- a CDS encoding haloacid dehalogenase type II has product MRTGPVDALVFDVFGTVVDWREGVARDAAAFLSRRGLPADGHAFADAWRARYSPAMEAVRSGSRPFARLDQLHLENLRAILPDFDIDPASAPEDELQWLNRAWHRLEPWPDSLAGLSQLKRRYIIAPLSNGNFSLLLNLAKYAGLPWDAIMGAELAQAYKPTPQAYQRTAALLDLPPERVCLVAAHNGDLAAARRSGYKTAFIHRPREHGPDQKSDLVPEQDWDWVAGDLVGLAGMLGA; this is encoded by the coding sequence ATGCGGACGGGACCGGTAGACGCGCTGGTTTTCGATGTATTCGGAACCGTGGTGGACTGGCGCGAAGGCGTGGCCCGCGACGCGGCCGCCTTCCTCTCCCGCCGCGGCCTGCCGGCAGACGGCCATGCCTTCGCCGACGCCTGGCGCGCCCGCTATTCGCCGGCGATGGAGGCAGTGCGCAGCGGCAGCCGGCCATTTGCCCGGCTGGACCAATTGCACCTCGAAAACCTGCGGGCCATCCTGCCGGATTTCGACATTGATCCGGCCTCGGCGCCGGAGGACGAGCTGCAATGGCTGAACCGCGCCTGGCACCGGCTGGAGCCGTGGCCGGACAGCTTGGCAGGGTTAAGTCAACTGAAGCGGCGCTACATCATCGCGCCGCTGTCCAACGGCAATTTCAGCCTGTTGCTGAACCTGGCCAAATACGCGGGCCTGCCGTGGGACGCCATCATGGGCGCGGAACTGGCCCAGGCCTATAAACCGACCCCGCAGGCTTATCAGCGCACGGCGGCGCTGCTGGACCTGCCGCCGGAGCGCGTCTGCCTGGTGGCGGCGCACAACGGCGACCTGGCCGCCGCGCGCCGCAGCGGCTACAAAACCGCCTTCATCCACCGGCCACGCGAGCATGGCCCGGATCAGAAAAGCGATCTTGTCCCAGAGCAGGATTGGGATTGGGTGGCGGGGGATTTGGTGGGGCTGGCCGGCATGCTTGGGGCCTGA
- a CDS encoding DUF2399 domain-containing protein → MLLSDLDMGAFVREESKGRDQLVPRLLPGEMPLLGLEELQWQTLRAWLKPAGTSSKWAWMIENSQEKAEKAWLHCESLLCRLLQAGWCELIRYAGKGAAQNHYLPYKVVWRDKEGLRRALGWSNQPEKEALQEQWSQWQPRHPWLKDIAALCRKASMQVDTSRRRLRLLQGLDDWLGEERFGTERQFSQVVFQHTKALAKADKEWLAESGLNLDACGISPHTPYFFLAANLDCYDEVGLLLRSSLLRQGNALPAETVLDIKRVAGLVREVRVVENFSVFQTLTQQVASGVSDAVVVWVPGQPHSRWRNAFSHLVSLCDAPVYVACDLDPAGVAIALQVGLLVEKQGRSWQPWRMQADDDKLMECNWPLEALDRRHIQSLLKQSLPDELRNLLEAMERTGHKLEQEILFLE, encoded by the coding sequence ATGCTGTTATCTGATCTCGACATGGGCGCTTTTGTGCGCGAGGAAAGCAAGGGGCGGGACCAGTTGGTGCCGCGCCTGCTTCCGGGCGAAATGCCATTATTGGGGTTGGAGGAACTGCAGTGGCAGACTTTACGAGCTTGGCTCAAGCCGGCCGGCACGTCTTCCAAATGGGCATGGATGATCGAGAACAGCCAAGAGAAGGCAGAGAAGGCGTGGCTGCATTGCGAGAGCCTGTTATGCCGCCTGCTGCAGGCAGGGTGGTGCGAGTTGATTCGCTATGCCGGAAAGGGCGCTGCTCAGAACCACTACCTTCCTTACAAAGTGGTTTGGCGGGATAAGGAGGGGTTACGGCGCGCATTGGGTTGGTCCAATCAGCCCGAGAAAGAGGCTTTGCAAGAACAGTGGTCGCAGTGGCAGCCCCGCCATCCTTGGTTGAAGGATATCGCAGCCCTCTGTCGCAAGGCATCGATGCAAGTAGATACGTCGCGACGACGGTTGCGTTTGCTGCAGGGGCTGGATGATTGGCTTGGCGAGGAGCGCTTCGGAACCGAGCGCCAGTTCTCGCAAGTGGTTTTCCAGCATACGAAGGCATTGGCAAAAGCCGATAAAGAATGGTTGGCCGAATCTGGCTTGAATCTGGACGCCTGCGGCATCTCCCCGCATACGCCTTACTTTTTCCTGGCGGCCAATCTGGATTGCTATGACGAAGTAGGCTTGCTGCTCCGTTCCAGCCTGCTGCGGCAAGGCAATGCTTTGCCTGCGGAGACTGTGTTGGATATCAAGCGAGTAGCGGGTCTCGTCCGAGAAGTACGGGTTGTAGAAAATTTCAGCGTGTTCCAAACATTGACCCAGCAGGTTGCCTCCGGTGTGTCTGATGCCGTTGTAGTCTGGGTGCCAGGGCAGCCGCACAGCCGCTGGCGCAATGCGTTTTCCCATTTAGTCAGCTTGTGCGATGCGCCAGTCTATGTCGCATGCGATTTGGACCCGGCTGGTGTCGCTATTGCCTTGCAGGTCGGGCTGTTAGTCGAGAAGCAAGGCCGTTCATGGCAGCCATGGCGTATGCAGGCCGATGACGACAAGCTGATGGAGTGTAACTGGCCACTGGAGGCCCTCGATAGACGCCATATTCAGAGCTTGCTCAAACAGTCGTTGCCTGATGAATTGCGTAACTTGCTTGAGGCGATGGAGAGAACCGGGCACAAGTTGGAGCAGGAGATTCTGTTTCTTGAATAG